In Desulfofustis limnaeus, the genomic stretch GCGCAAAAGGGCCAGATTGTCGATGCCTCCATTATCCGCGTTCCCACTCAGCGCAACAGCCGGGAAGAAAACGAAGATATCAAAGCCGGCACACCCATCACCTCATGGGACGAACCGAAACGCCGGCAAAAAGATACCGATGCCCGCTGGACCAAGAAGAACGGCAAAGCGTTCTTTGGCTACAAGAACCATGTCAGTATCGACGTCGGTCACAAGTTCATTCGCAGCTATGAGGTCACCGACGCCAGTGTCCATGACAGTCAAGTGTTTACCGAGCTGCTTGACCCGGAAAATACCAGTAATGACGTCTGGGCCGATTCTGCGTACCGTTCCGAAGAATCGTTGCAGGAGTTGGCACAACAAGGGTTTCAAGAACACCTGCAGCTCAAGGGCAACCGGCACCGAAAGCTGACCGACGAAGAGCGCCAGGCGAATCGGACCAGATCGAAGATCCGTAGCCGTGTCGAACATGTCTTCGGGGTGATGGCCATGCGTACCGGCAGTACACTGATGCGCGGGATTGGCATGGTCAGAATCAGGGCCAAGATCGGCTTGCGCAATTTGGCTTACAATGTGAGCCGTTTTGCACTGCTGGCCACCGCTTAACAGCAGACGTGCGCCTTCAGAACGTAGAAGGCGCTCACCGGCTCCTGAAAGAGCGATACGTGAGATCAAG encodes the following:
- a CDS encoding IS5 family transposase, with translation MTQFGLFDYHKRLSRIDKAGDPLIELNKVVDWEQFRVLINRALEKPRKSPAGAKGYDPILLFKILILQSLYNLSDEAMEYQILDRYSFSRFLGIREGSKVPDATTIFRFRDELAKAGVVELLFTQFDQFLREHGFRAQKGQIVDASIIRVPTQRNSREENEDIKAGTPITSWDEPKRRQKDTDARWTKKNGKAFFGYKNHVSIDVGHKFIRSYEVTDASVHDSQVFTELLDPENTSNDVWADSAYRSEESLQELAQQGFQEHLQLKGNRHRKLTDEERQANRTRSKIRSRVEHVFGVMAMRTGSTLMRGIGMVRIRAKIGLRNLAYNVSRFALLATA